One Falsihalocynthiibacter arcticus DNA segment encodes these proteins:
- a CDS encoding ATP-binding cassette domain-containing protein, producing MIKIENLTVQKGGSTILTDVSLKFGQGGITALIGPNGAGKSTLLNAIAGLIAPKMGTVEVEGLNMARARAPERAHRVALLAQNEHVTARLTVRDLVGFGRWAHHQGRPSEKDHHKIAEAIASFDLGELAERRLDSLSGGQRQRAFVAMAWAQETPWMLLDEPLSALDPRHVRDIMDRLYILTRPSIGQRSVVIVLHDLGIAARYADRIVALKDGQLITSGPRGLTMTGRMLSDLFGTNLSIERVAGRDVVVPV from the coding sequence ATGATTAAAATTGAAAACCTCACTGTCCAAAAAGGTGGCAGCACGATTTTAACGGACGTGTCGCTTAAATTTGGCCAAGGCGGCATTACCGCTTTGATCGGCCCGAACGGCGCGGGAAAATCAACGCTTCTGAATGCCATTGCAGGGCTGATTGCGCCAAAAATGGGAACCGTCGAGGTAGAAGGCCTCAACATGGCACGCGCCCGTGCGCCAGAACGCGCCCACCGCGTGGCGCTGCTGGCACAAAATGAACATGTCACCGCGCGCCTTACGGTGCGCGACTTGGTTGGGTTTGGTCGCTGGGCGCATCATCAAGGTCGTCCCAGCGAGAAAGATCACCACAAAATTGCCGAAGCCATCGCATCGTTTGATCTTGGGGAATTGGCTGAACGACGCCTTGATTCGCTATCAGGTGGGCAGCGACAACGAGCGTTTGTTGCGATGGCTTGGGCGCAAGAAACGCCGTGGATGCTGTTGGATGAACCCCTCTCAGCCCTCGATCCACGTCATGTTCGCGACATAATGGATCGGCTTTATATTTTGACCCGCCCAAGTATAGGCCAGCGCAGCGTTGTTATTGTCTTGCACGACCTTGGCATCGCTGCGCGTTACGCGGATCGCATCGTCGCTTTAAAGGATGGGCAGCTTATCACCTCAGGCCCACGCGGACTTACAATGACGGGGCGCATGTTGAGTGATCTGTTCGGAACAAACTTGTCCATTGAGCGGGTCGCAGGGCGCGATGTCGTCGTCCCCGTCTAA